The region GGAGCCTTCGGTCATCGAGCCGTTCGTCACAATTACGCGGTCGCCTTCATGAACCTGAATCGTGTCCTCCACGCCATCGCGGACCACCTTCATCGCTGTTACAGTAATGCCGTCGCCTTCTTTGAATTCCAGATCGGTTACGGTACATTTCAAGGTGAAATCTACGCCCAGCGGCTCCAGATATTGATGCAGCGGCAGAATGATGGAATCATATTGGTTATAGGGGGTACGAGTTACGCCTTCAAGCGTTTGAATTCTAGGGAACTCGTGCATGAAGCGGAGCATATAACGCTTGAACTCAACCGCACTATGCCAAGGCTGGAAGGCAAATGTGGTTGCCCACATGTACCAGAAGTTCGTCGTGAAGAAATGCGGTCCGAACCAGTCGTTAATCCGCAAGGTGCCCAGGGCTGGCTCCGGCGTAATGACCAGCTTGCCCAGGGCCAGGCGGTCTGCCATATCGAAGCCCATGGAGGTGACATCCTGAACCTCACCCTTGCTGTTGATCAGCCGTGCCTGGCCGCGGGTCGGATTGGACTCGTCGAATTGAACGATTTCTTCCCGCAGCGTCATACCCGGCTGGTCAATGGACGGAATGGTACTTAACAGCTCCCACAGATTCTCATAGGTCTCATCGTTCAGCATCCGGCCGCCGCGAATGACATATCCATGCTCTGCATCGCCGGCACCGTCATTGCTGCCGCCAAGGATCTTCATCTCTTCAATAATGTGAATGTTCTGTCCGGGAAAATTGCAGTCTCTAACCAGATAGGCCGCACCCGCAAGGGATGCAATGCCACCGCCTACGAAATATACCTGCTCGTTACCGTACTCTTTTTTCACTGATTACCGCCTCCATAGATTTGCTTGAATACTGGACCTGAACCGAGTGTAATCCAGTCCCGCTCTGGAGGGTATCATCAAAGCGCTTGATCTGTATAAAATTTGGACATATGGAACAAAGTGTAACGTTTTTGGGCAGAAAAAAAGCCGCAGCCCTGAGGTTACGACAAAATGTTCTCATATTTATGCAGCGCCTTCAGGAAGTTTCCTTCAATCAGGACGCTCAGCTTCTCAATCATCGGCCCCGGCGGCTCCTGCATCCCGTCCTGCATCCACTGAATGATCAGTCCGGTGAAGGCCAGTGTGTAAAAGTTTGCGATGAACCGCTTATCCGATGTCCCGACATTCAGCCCGGCGGCCAGCTCGTTGATGACGCCCATGACGAGATCACTCGTCACCTCATACAGATACGCGTCCAGATGCCTCCGCCCGAGGGAGTCCAAGGTGTTGCAGCAGAACGCCTTATTGTTCTCGATATAGCAGAATATCCGGTAGAATCCGTCGGTCCAAGTACTGTAGCTGCGGTACTGGGCAATGCTCTCGACAGCCTCCGTCTTGTAGATCCAGCCCAGCAAATCATAGATATCCTGAAAATGATAATAAAAGGTCTGCCGGTTCACGCCGCAATCCTCGACCAGATGCCGGACAGAGATTTTGTTCAGCGGAAGATGGGCCATCAGGTCCTTGAGCGAGCGGGCGAGCGCATTTTTGGTCAGCAGGGAATTGGACATAAGGGTCATCAGCTCCTAACAGGAATCAGCGTGTGCGCCAATAGTGTATCAGCAGGCGGCCGCCCTCGGCGATCAGACCCAGAGCGAAGCCGCCTGCTGTAAACAGGCCGAAGGACAGAAAGCCCGCAAGATCCTCGAAGCCCGACATCTCACGGTAAGTATACAGGTACATCAGGAAGAGTCCCGCGACAGTTCCAGCAGTTGAGAAAATCCACACAAGCCGTGCACCCAACCAGCCGAATCCGTTGACTACACCGGAGATGACAAGGGCAAGGATAGCCCAGCGTAGGGCAAGAATAGAGTTGAAAGGCTCACCTAACCACATATACCGGTGCAGAATCAGCAACAGCCACAGCAGCAGCGCGTAACCGGCAGACCATGCCAGCCAGCGGCCCGTCCGGGCAGGAGGCAGGAAATTCATTATCAGCTCACCCCATGTATAGCGTTATACCTCTTCCAGTTCTTCGGCGCTCTGCAGCAGGAACTTCAAGAGGTTCGGAAGGTCTTCCATTTGCTCTTCGGTAATTTGCCGTTTGAATTGCAGTTCAACACAGTTATTGTACGTATCCTCCGTCTGTCCATAGCGGAAGCTGAGCGATTGCACAGGCTGGAATTCAGGTCCCCAGATTCGGGTCAGAATCTCTTCAATGTCCGGGCACTGCTCATTTACATCCTCAATCTCCAGATAAAAGCGTAAGAAAAGACTGCACCCCGGGTCGCTGCCCGGCGTCTCCAGAATCTCATCTCCGAGGTCCTTCACTGTGGACTGGAGCAGAATCTCGGACGTCACATTCAGGCCTCCGGTCAGCTTGAACGCGAGGCTGAATTCCCGCGACATCAAAGCGAGATTGAGAGAATCGGACCGGTCCGTTACAACTAGAATCCCATCCAGATTATCGTAGTCATAGATCTGGTTCTCCAGGGCGATTTTGATATTGTCA is a window of Paenibacillus sp. FSL H3-0469 DNA encoding:
- a CDS encoding oleate hydratase: MKKEYGNEQVYFVGGGIASLAGAAYLVRDCNFPGQNIHIIEEMKILGGSNDGAGDAEHGYVIRGGRMLNDETYENLWELLSTIPSIDQPGMTLREEIVQFDESNPTRGQARLINSKGEVQDVTSMGFDMADRLALGKLVITPEPALGTLRINDWFGPHFFTTNFWYMWATTFAFQPWHSAVEFKRYMLRFMHEFPRIQTLEGVTRTPYNQYDSIILPLHQYLEPLGVDFTLKCTVTDLEFKEGDGITVTAMKVVRDGVEDTIQVHEGDRVIVTNGSMTEGSSLGSMTSAPGMNGKGSSWKLWETIAAKKPGLGNPSSFDDHVDESKWESFTVTFQDSKFFDLMEKFTRNRAGTGALVTFKDSSWFMSVVLAFQPHFRNQPEHVKVFWGYGLYPDKVGDYVHKKMCDCTGEEIMEELIGHLHFEAHKEEIMATANCIPCMMPYITSQFMPRLNSDRPRVVPEGSTNLAFIGQYCEIPDDIVFTEEYSVRAARIAVYTLFDVNRPVEPINAYQNDVRTLFSSLVTSFR
- a CDS encoding TetR-like C-terminal domain-containing protein, with amino-acid sequence MSNSLLTKNALARSLKDLMAHLPLNKISVRHLVEDCGVNRQTFYYHFQDIYDLLGWIYKTEAVESIAQYRSYSTWTDGFYRIFCYIENNKAFCCNTLDSLGRRHLDAYLYEVTSDLVMGVINELAAGLNVGTSDKRFIANFYTLAFTGLIIQWMQDGMQEPPGPMIEKLSVLIEGNFLKALHKYENILS